Proteins from a genomic interval of Cupriavidus sp. WKF15:
- the phbB gene encoding acetoacetyl-CoA reductase encodes MTKKLAVVTGGMGGIGEAISVRLHHAGYTVAVTHSPANSGVASWLGKMEESGRRFHAYPVDVADYDSCQECIAKVRAELGAVDILVNNAGITRDASFKKLDKINWDAVMRTNLDSVFNMTKPVCDEMVKRGWGRIINVSSIIGSKGGFGQSNYAAAKAGMHGFTKSLALEVAKSGVTVNTVSPGFIATKMVTAVPQEILDTKVIPQIPVGRLGRPEEVAALIAYLCSEEAAFVTGANIAINGGQHMQ; translated from the coding sequence ATGACGAAGAAGCTTGCCGTAGTCACAGGCGGGATGGGCGGTATCGGTGAGGCTATCAGCGTCCGGCTGCATCACGCAGGTTATACGGTGGCTGTCACGCATTCCCCGGCTAATAGCGGCGTCGCGAGCTGGCTGGGAAAGATGGAGGAAAGCGGGCGTAGGTTCCACGCCTATCCTGTCGACGTCGCTGACTATGACTCGTGCCAAGAATGCATTGCCAAGGTTCGGGCGGAGCTGGGCGCTGTCGACATTCTGGTGAACAATGCTGGCATCACGCGGGATGCCAGCTTCAAGAAGCTGGACAAAATCAACTGGGATGCGGTCATGCGCACCAACCTCGACTCGGTGTTTAACATGACCAAGCCTGTGTGCGACGAGATGGTGAAGCGCGGCTGGGGACGCATCATCAACGTGTCGTCCATCATTGGTTCCAAGGGCGGCTTCGGCCAATCCAACTACGCGGCTGCCAAAGCGGGCATGCACGGCTTCACGAAGTCGCTGGCGCTCGAGGTGGCCAAGAGCGGCGTGACGGTCAATACGGTATCGCCTGGCTTTATTGCCACCAAAATGGTGACCGCTGTGCCACAAGAAATACTCGATACAAAAGTCATCCCTCAAATCCCAGTAGGTCGCCTGGGGAGGCCTGAGGAGGTTGCTGCGTTGATTGCGTATTTGTGCTCGGAGGAGGCCGCCTTCGTCACCGGGGCGAACATTGCCATCAACGGTGGGCAGCACATGCAGTGA